A DNA window from Streptomyces canus contains the following coding sequences:
- a CDS encoding ATP-binding cassette domain-containing protein produces MVNVSATPVLALRGVSKRFGAVQALTDVELEVHAGEVVALVGDNGAGKSTLVKTIAGVHPIDEGVIEWDGSPVSINKPHDAQGLGVATVYQDLALCDNLDVVGNLYLGRELLRRGIIDEVSMEQKARELLSTLSIRIPSVRIPIASLSGGQRQVVAIARALIGDPKVVILDEPTAALGVEQTAQVLDLVERLRERNLGVILISHNMADVKAVADTVAVLRLGRNNGSFSVKDTSQEEIISAITGATDNAVTRRAGRRSTEAAK; encoded by the coding sequence ATGGTTAACGTGTCCGCTACGCCCGTGCTGGCGTTGCGCGGAGTCTCCAAGCGATTCGGTGCGGTGCAGGCCCTCACCGATGTCGAACTGGAGGTCCACGCCGGTGAAGTGGTCGCCCTCGTCGGCGACAACGGCGCTGGAAAGTCCACGCTGGTCAAGACGATCGCCGGTGTGCATCCCATCGATGAAGGCGTCATCGAGTGGGACGGCAGCCCGGTCAGCATCAACAAGCCGCACGACGCCCAGGGACTCGGCGTCGCGACGGTCTACCAGGACCTCGCGCTGTGCGACAACCTCGACGTGGTGGGCAACCTCTACCTCGGACGAGAGCTGCTGCGCCGCGGCATCATCGACGAGGTCTCGATGGAGCAGAAGGCCCGCGAGCTGCTGAGCACGCTCTCCATCCGCATCCCGAGTGTGCGCATCCCGATCGCGAGCCTCTCCGGCGGTCAGCGCCAGGTCGTCGCCATCGCGCGCGCCCTGATCGGCGACCCCAAGGTCGTGATCCTGGACGAGCCCACCGCCGCCCTCGGTGTCGAGCAGACCGCACAGGTCCTCGACCTCGTCGAGCGGCTGCGCGAGCGCAACCTCGGCGTCATCCTCATCAGCCACAACATGGCCGACGTGAAGGCTGTCGCCGACACCGTCGCCGTGCTGCGGCTGGGCAGGAACAACGGTTCCTTCTCGGTGAAGGACACCAGTCAGGAAGAGATCATCTCCGCGATCACGGGTGCCACGGACAACGCCGTGACCCGTCGTGCGGGGCGTCGCAGCACGGAGGCCGCGAAGTGA
- a CDS encoding sugar ABC transporter permease, with protein MSDTSKVSKADAGTKGQAQQSTVAPSDDPTAAPVSVVDPRLLVREEGLKGYWTEFTRKVKGGELGSLPVVIGLIVIWTIFQLQNDRFLSADNLSNISYYLSATGMLAIGLVFVLLLGEIDLSVGSVSGLASTLFAVYVVQHGMNAWLALVLAVLTGIAVGALQGWFFAKIGVPAFVVTLAGFLGWNGLMLWLLGSSGTINIPSDSGPVHLLGQNSFFMDQAIIGAYLLAGLGVVLTLVGNFGEQRRRKAAGVPFRPTGEILVRVGALAVASFLTAAVLNDAAGVSNALVIFLAALVIVDFVLRRTTYGRKVFAVGGGIEAARRAGISVPMIRITVFAISGGFAAIGGMFFAGQTASATLSAGGGNTLMLAIAAAVIGGTSLFGGRGSVWSALLGMLVIQSIQTGLDLLNMNQSIQYMITGGVLLGAVVIDSVSRKSQKAAGRG; from the coding sequence GTGAGCGACACATCCAAGGTTTCCAAGGCGGACGCCGGGACGAAGGGGCAGGCACAGCAGTCGACGGTTGCCCCCTCCGACGATCCCACCGCCGCGCCGGTCTCGGTGGTCGACCCCCGGCTGCTGGTCCGCGAAGAGGGCCTCAAGGGCTACTGGACCGAGTTCACGCGCAAGGTCAAGGGCGGTGAGCTGGGCTCGCTGCCGGTCGTGATCGGACTGATCGTCATCTGGACGATCTTCCAGCTGCAGAACGACCGCTTCCTGAGCGCCGACAACCTCTCGAACATCAGCTACTACCTCTCGGCCACCGGCATGCTCGCCATCGGCCTGGTGTTCGTCCTGCTGCTCGGCGAGATCGACCTGTCGGTCGGTTCGGTCAGCGGTCTGGCGTCGACCCTGTTCGCGGTGTACGTCGTGCAACACGGCATGAACGCCTGGCTGGCGCTGGTCCTGGCGGTCCTCACCGGTATCGCCGTCGGTGCGCTGCAGGGCTGGTTCTTCGCCAAGATCGGGGTACCGGCGTTCGTCGTCACCCTGGCCGGCTTCCTCGGCTGGAACGGCCTGATGCTGTGGCTGCTGGGCTCCAGCGGCACCATCAACATCCCGTCCGACTCGGGTCCGGTCCACCTGCTCGGCCAGAACTCGTTCTTCATGGACCAGGCCATCATCGGCGCGTACCTGCTGGCCGGTCTCGGTGTCGTACTGACCCTGGTCGGCAACTTCGGCGAGCAGCGGCGCCGCAAGGCCGCGGGCGTGCCCTTCCGGCCGACCGGCGAGATCCTGGTGCGCGTCGGCGCGCTCGCGGTGGCGTCCTTCCTGACGGCGGCCGTGCTGAACGACGCCGCGGGTGTCTCCAACGCCCTGGTGATCTTCCTGGCGGCGCTGGTGATCGTGGACTTCGTGCTGCGTCGTACCACGTACGGCCGCAAGGTCTTCGCGGTCGGCGGCGGCATCGAGGCGGCCCGTCGTGCCGGTATCAGCGTGCCCATGATCCGGATCACCGTCTTCGCCATCTCCGGCGGGTTCGCGGCCATCGGCGGTATGTTCTTCGCCGGTCAGACCGCCAGCGCGACGCTGAGCGCCGGCGGCGGCAACACGCTGATGCTCGCCATCGCGGCGGCCGTCATCGGTGGTACGTCGCTGTTCGGTGGGCGTGGCTCGGTGTGGTCGGCGCTGCTCGGCATGCTGGTGATCCAGTCGATCCAGACGGGTCTGGACCTGCTGAACATGAACCAGTCGATCCAGTACATGATCACCGGTGGTGTTCTGCTGGGAGCGGTCGTCATCGACTCGGTGTCTCGAAAGTCTCAGAAGGCGGCCGGTCGCGGATAG
- the dxs gene encoding 1-deoxy-D-xylulose-5-phosphate synthase encodes MPLLTRIRGPRDLDRLSLEELDQLAGEIRSFLVGAVSKTGGHLGPNLGVVELTIALHRVFDSPRDRVLFDTGHQAYVHKLLTGRQDFSKLRSKGGLSGYPSRAESEHDVIENSHASTVLGWADGLAKANQVLKRDDHVVAVIGDGALTGGMAWEALNNIADAKDRPLVIVVNDNERSYAPTIGGLANHLATLRTTDGYERFLARGKDLLERTPVVGRPLYETLHGAKKGLKDFIAPQGMFEDLGLKYVGPIDGHDLEALESALARAKRFGGPVIVHCLTEKGRGYEPAEQDEADRFHGIGPIHPDTGLPIKASAASWTSVFGDEMVKLGREREDIVAITAAMLQPVGLKRFADTFPERIYDVGIAEQHAAVSAAGLATGGLHPVFAVYATFLNRAFDQVLMDVALHKCGVTFVLDRAGVTGDDGASHNGMWDMSMLQVVPTLRLAAPRDAEQLRAQLREAVQVDDAPTVLRYSKGVVGPAVPAVGTVGGMDVLREPGTGTPDVLLVSVGALAPMCLEIATLLDKQGISTTVVDPRWVKPVDEAMAPLAERHRVVVTVEDNSRVGGVGSAIAQALRDAGVDVPLRDFGIPPRFLDHASRAEVMAEIGLTAPDIARQVTGLVSRLDGRYSDSAAEAEPARD; translated from the coding sequence GTGCCGCTGCTGACCCGCATCAGGGGACCGCGTGATCTGGACCGGCTCAGCCTTGAGGAGCTGGACCAGCTGGCGGGGGAGATCAGGAGCTTCCTCGTCGGCGCGGTCTCCAAGACCGGCGGCCACCTCGGCCCCAACCTCGGTGTGGTCGAGCTGACCATCGCCCTGCACCGGGTGTTCGACTCGCCCAGGGACCGGGTGCTCTTCGACACCGGCCACCAGGCGTATGTGCACAAGCTGCTCACCGGGCGGCAGGACTTCTCCAAGCTGCGCTCCAAGGGCGGGCTGTCCGGCTACCCCTCGCGCGCCGAGTCCGAGCACGACGTCATCGAGAACAGCCACGCCTCGACCGTCCTCGGATGGGCCGACGGGCTCGCGAAGGCCAACCAGGTGCTCAAACGGGACGACCACGTCGTCGCCGTGATCGGTGACGGTGCCCTGACCGGCGGTATGGCCTGGGAGGCGCTGAACAACATCGCCGACGCCAAGGACCGGCCGCTGGTCATCGTCGTCAACGACAACGAGCGGTCCTACGCGCCGACCATCGGCGGCCTCGCCAACCACCTGGCCACCCTGCGCACCACCGACGGCTACGAGCGCTTCCTCGCCCGCGGCAAGGACCTGCTGGAGCGCACCCCCGTCGTCGGCAGGCCGCTCTACGAGACCCTGCACGGGGCCAAGAAGGGCCTCAAGGACTTCATCGCGCCCCAGGGCATGTTCGAGGACCTCGGCCTGAAGTACGTCGGCCCCATCGACGGCCATGACCTCGAGGCGCTGGAGTCGGCGCTGGCCCGCGCCAAGCGGTTCGGCGGCCCGGTCATCGTGCACTGCCTCACCGAGAAGGGCCGCGGCTACGAGCCCGCCGAGCAGGACGAGGCCGACCGCTTCCACGGCATCGGCCCCATCCACCCGGACACCGGCCTGCCGATCAAGGCCTCCGCGGCCAGCTGGACCTCCGTCTTCGGCGACGAGATGGTCAAGCTGGGCCGGGAGCGCGAGGACATCGTCGCCATCACCGCGGCCATGCTCCAGCCGGTCGGACTGAAGAGGTTCGCGGACACCTTCCCGGAGCGCATCTACGACGTCGGCATCGCCGAGCAGCACGCGGCCGTCTCGGCGGCGGGCCTCGCGACCGGTGGCCTGCACCCCGTCTTCGCCGTCTACGCCACCTTCCTCAACCGTGCCTTCGACCAGGTCCTCATGGACGTCGCCCTGCACAAGTGCGGTGTGACCTTCGTGCTCGACCGGGCCGGCGTCACCGGCGACGACGGCGCCTCGCACAACGGCATGTGGGACATGTCGATGCTCCAGGTCGTCCCGACGCTCCGGCTCGCCGCCCCGCGCGACGCCGAACAACTGCGCGCCCAGCTGCGCGAGGCCGTCCAGGTCGACGACGCGCCGACCGTGCTGCGCTACTCCAAGGGCGTCGTGGGTCCCGCCGTCCCCGCCGTGGGCACCGTCGGAGGCATGGACGTCCTGCGCGAGCCGGGCACCGGCACACCCGACGTGCTCCTCGTCTCCGTCGGCGCCCTCGCCCCCATGTGCCTGGAGATCGCCACGCTCCTCGACAAGCAGGGCATCTCCACCACCGTCGTCGACCCGCGCTGGGTCAAGCCCGTCGACGAGGCCATGGCCCCGCTCGCCGAGCGGCACCGCGTGGTCGTGACCGTCGAGGACAACAGCCGGGTCGGCGGCGTCGGCTCGGCGATCGCGCAGGCCCTGCGTGACGCGGGCGTCGACGTCCCACTGCGCGACTTCGGCATCCCGCCGCGCTTCCTCGACCACGCCTCCCGTGCCGAGGTCATGGCGGAGATCGGCCTCACCGCCCCCGACATCGCCCGCCAGGTCACCGGCCTGGTCTCCAGGCTGGACGGGCGGTACAGCGACAGCGCGGCCGAGGCGGAGCCCGCCCGCGACTGA